A genome region from Flavobacterium sp. CFS9 includes the following:
- a CDS encoding efflux RND transporter periplasmic adaptor subunit, translating to MKKTIITIVIIIASLGVIGYILNKNKKENKEKTDIVAEKNAAVSVKVSPVKTEEVSLDFVANGNFQPTQQLTFSAEKSGKVISVLAKEGDYVRVGQTLLTMRGDVINVDAQTAEAAYQNAKSDYMRYENAYKTGGVTKQQVDQAKLALTNAQSHLTQAKINVGDTRVKAPISGFINKKYIEPGSILTGMPATALFDIVNVSKLKLVVTVNENQVASLKTGDHINVTASVYPDKTFSGKITFIAAKADESLNFPVEIEITNNTNNDLKAGMYGTANFASKQQKQHLMVVPRNAFVGSVSSNQIFVVEKGIAKLRKVTAGRILGDKVEIINGLTDGETVIVTGQINLQDGNTVEIIK from the coding sequence ATGAAGAAAACTATTATAACAATCGTAATCATAATCGCATCTCTGGGCGTGATTGGATATATCTTAAATAAAAATAAGAAAGAGAACAAGGAAAAAACAGATATCGTAGCAGAAAAGAATGCTGCCGTTTCCGTAAAAGTATCTCCGGTTAAAACAGAAGAAGTTTCACTTGATTTCGTAGCAAACGGAAACTTCCAGCCAACCCAGCAATTGACATTTTCTGCTGAGAAATCAGGAAAAGTAATCAGTGTTCTGGCTAAAGAAGGAGACTATGTAAGAGTTGGTCAAACGTTATTAACAATGAGAGGAGACGTTATTAATGTTGATGCTCAAACTGCAGAAGCGGCTTATCAGAATGCAAAATCAGATTACATGAGATATGAAAATGCTTATAAAACCGGAGGGGTTACTAAGCAGCAGGTAGACCAGGCAAAACTGGCTTTAACCAATGCACAGTCGCATTTGACACAAGCAAAAATCAATGTTGGTGATACCAGAGTAAAAGCTCCAATCAGCGGTTTTATCAACAAAAAATACATCGAGCCGGGATCTATCTTAACCGGAATGCCTGCAACAGCTTTGTTTGATATCGTAAACGTTTCTAAATTAAAATTAGTAGTTACCGTAAACGAAAATCAGGTAGCGAGTTTAAAAACAGGAGATCATATCAACGTAACAGCAAGTGTTTATCCGGATAAGACTTTTTCAGGTAAAATTACTTTCATTGCTGCAAAAGCAGATGAATCTTTGAATTTCCCGGTTGAAATTGAAATTACTAATAATACAAACAATGACCTGAAAGCGGGTATGTACGGAACGGCAAACTTTGCATCGAAACAACAAAAACAACATCTTATGGTTGTACCTAGAAATGCATTCGTAGGAAGTGTGAGCAGTAACCAGATTTTCGTAGTAGAAAAAGGTATTGCAAAATTAAGAAAAGTAACTGCCGGAAGAATTTTGGGTGATAAAGTAGAAATCATCAACGGATTAACTGATGGAGAAACTGTAATTGTAACGGGGCAAATCAACCTGCAAGACGGTAACACAGTAGAAATTATTAAATAA
- a CDS encoding efflux RND transporter permease subunit: MKLAEISITRPSLVIVLFTILTLGGLFSYSQLGYELIPKFEQNVITISTIYPGASPSEVENTVTKKIEDAIASLENVKKIDSKSYESLSIVSITLTSEAKVDFSLNDAQRKINAIISDLPEDVKTPALTKFSLSDLPIMTLGANGKMDEAEFYDLIDKKIAPILSRVQGVAQVNIIGGSEREIQVNLDALKMQGYGLSIPQVQQNILTSNLDFPTGNIQTRDQKILIRLAGKYKSVEELRNLVVSSQNGIQVRLKDIADVQDTQKIAEKISRVDQKSAIVLQIVKQSDANAVAVSEHLLKTIATLEKDYKANQLKLEVAKDSTVFTLEAADSVVHDLLIAVVLVAFVMLFFLHSIRNSLIVMVSIPASLIATFIGIYLMGYTLNLMSLLGLSLVVGILVDDAIVVLENIYRHMEMGKSRIRASYDGTAEIGGTVTSITLVIVVVFLPIAMSSGLVSNIITQFCVTVIISTMLSLLASFTIIPWLSSRYGKLEHIEGKNLFGRIILGFESYLTRFTDWVSHLLTWCLDHYIKTFAVVIVLFFASTIGLMAGGFIGGEFFASSDSGEFLVQIEMPKDASLEQTNFMTQKAEAYLKGQEYVHSQITTVGQTSEGFGASQATAYKAEIDVKMIEQKDRTDDANVYAAKIKRKLEKVLVGAKVKTVPVGILGTAEDATLGLIVTGPSTESAMAFAKLAEAELRTIPGTTEIKLTVEDGNPEINVKVDRDKMAALGLTLQTVGLTMQTAFSGNTDGKYRAGEYEYDINIRYNAFDRKSITDVSNLIFINAAGQQIKLSQFADITEGSGPSQLERRDKSASVTVKGQNVGVPSGTIVQQWQAKLDKLKKPAGVNYIWGGDQENQSEGFGTLGIALLAAIILVYLVMVGLYDSFVHPFVVLFAIPLSFIGAMLALALTNNSLNIFTILGIIMLIGLVCKNAIMLVDYTNQRRAAGESIRTALIQANHARLRPILMTTIAMVFGMFPIALASGAGAEWKNGLAWVIIGGLISSLFLTLIVVPVIYNIMEKIIHKFSKGEKINYEAEMFADYTPTELSEDGFNPKHTH, encoded by the coding sequence ATGAAATTAGCCGAAATATCCATCACACGTCCGTCGTTGGTAATTGTACTCTTTACAATTCTAACATTAGGTGGACTGTTCAGCTACAGCCAGTTAGGTTATGAGCTGATCCCGAAATTTGAACAAAACGTTATTACCATTTCTACCATATATCCGGGAGCTTCTCCAAGTGAGGTAGAAAATACAGTAACCAAGAAAATTGAAGATGCGATCGCATCCTTAGAGAATGTTAAGAAAATTGACTCGAAATCGTACGAGAGTTTATCTATTGTTTCGATTACACTAACATCTGAAGCAAAAGTCGATTTCTCTCTGAATGATGCACAGCGAAAAATAAACGCGATTATTAGTGATTTACCGGAAGACGTAAAAACCCCGGCACTAACCAAATTCTCGCTGAGTGATTTACCAATCATGACGCTTGGTGCCAACGGAAAAATGGATGAGGCAGAATTTTATGACTTAATCGACAAAAAAATTGCTCCTATTTTATCCCGTGTGCAGGGTGTGGCTCAGGTAAATATTATTGGTGGTTCAGAGCGTGAAATTCAGGTAAATCTTGACGCACTAAAAATGCAGGGTTACGGATTATCTATTCCGCAGGTACAGCAAAATATTCTGACTTCGAATCTGGATTTCCCAACAGGTAATATCCAGACACGTGATCAAAAGATATTGATTCGTTTAGCAGGTAAATATAAAAGTGTTGAAGAATTAAGAAACTTAGTGGTTTCTTCTCAAAACGGAATTCAGGTTCGTTTGAAAGATATTGCCGATGTTCAGGATACTCAAAAGATCGCTGAAAAAATATCACGTGTTGATCAGAAAAGTGCGATCGTTTTGCAAATTGTAAAGCAATCAGATGCAAATGCGGTTGCGGTAAGTGAGCATTTATTAAAGACAATTGCAACTCTTGAAAAAGATTATAAAGCAAACCAGTTAAAACTGGAAGTAGCAAAGGATAGTACCGTTTTTACTTTAGAGGCGGCAGACTCTGTAGTACATGATTTATTAATTGCGGTAGTACTGGTAGCTTTCGTAATGTTGTTCTTCCTTCATAGTATCAGAAACTCGCTGATTGTAATGGTGTCGATTCCGGCCTCTTTGATTGCTACTTTTATCGGTATTTATTTAATGGGATATACTCTGAACTTGATGAGTTTATTAGGATTATCTCTTGTAGTGGGTATTCTGGTGGATGATGCGATTGTGGTATTGGAAAACATCTACAGACACATGGAGATGGGTAAAAGCCGAATTCGTGCTTCTTATGACGGAACAGCAGAAATTGGAGGTACCGTAACATCGATTACTTTAGTAATTGTGGTGGTATTCCTTCCGATTGCGATGAGCTCCGGATTAGTATCTAACATTATTACACAATTCTGTGTGACGGTAATTATTTCAACGATGTTGTCGCTTTTAGCTTCTTTTACCATTATTCCTTGGTTGTCTTCTCGTTATGGTAAATTAGAGCATATTGAAGGAAAGAATTTATTCGGGAGAATTATTCTTGGTTTCGAAAGTTATTTAACACGTTTTACAGACTGGGTTTCTCATTTATTAACCTGGTGTCTGGATCATTATATCAAAACATTTGCAGTAGTAATTGTATTGTTTTTTGCTTCAACAATTGGTTTGATGGCAGGTGGTTTCATTGGGGGAGAGTTCTTTGCTTCTTCTGATAGTGGGGAGTTCTTAGTTCAAATCGAAATGCCGAAAGATGCTTCGTTAGAGCAAACCAACTTCATGACCCAGAAAGCAGAAGCTTATTTGAAAGGACAAGAATATGTTCACAGTCAGATTACAACGGTAGGACAAACCAGTGAAGGTTTTGGAGCATCGCAGGCAACGGCTTACAAGGCGGAGATCGACGTAAAAATGATCGAACAAAAAGATCGTACTGACGATGCTAACGTTTACGCAGCAAAAATCAAGCGTAAGTTAGAAAAAGTATTAGTTGGTGCTAAAGTAAAAACCGTTCCGGTTGGTATCTTAGGAACAGCCGAAGATGCTACATTAGGATTGATCGTAACAGGTCCGTCAACAGAAAGTGCTATGGCATTTGCTAAATTAGCAGAAGCAGAATTACGTACAATCCCGGGAACGACAGAGATCAAATTAACGGTTGAGGACGGAAACCCGGAGATCAACGTTAAAGTAGATCGTGATAAAATGGCAGCGTTAGGATTAACACTTCAAACCGTTGGTTTAACCATGCAGACTGCTTTTAGTGGAAATACAGACGGTAAATACAGAGCCGGTGAATACGAATACGATATCAACATCAGATACAATGCATTCGACAGAAAAAGTATTACGGACGTTAGTAACCTGATTTTTATTAACGCAGCAGGTCAGCAAATTAAATTGTCTCAGTTTGCAGACATTACAGAAGGTTCAGGGCCTAGCCAGTTAGAGCGAAGAGATAAATCGGCTTCGGTAACGGTAAAAGGACAAAACGTTGGGGTGCCATCTGGAACAATCGTTCAGCAATGGCAAGCCAAATTAGACAAACTGAAAAAACCGGCTGGTGTAAACTACATCTGGGGTGGTGACCAGGAGAACCAATCAGAAGGATTTGGTACTTTAGGAATCGCTTTGTTAGCCGCTATTATCCTGGTTTACCTGGTAATGGTGGGACTTTACGACAGTTTCGTTCACCCGTTCGTAGTATTGTTTGCTATCCCGCTTTCGTTTATCGGTGCGATGTTAGCCTTGGCTTTGACCAACAACTCATTGAATATCTTTACGATTTTGGGGATCATCATGTTGATCGGTCTGGTGTGTAAAAATGCGATCATGCTAGTCGATTATACCAACCAGAGAAGAGCAGCAGGTGAATCCATTCGTACAGCCTTAATTCAGGCCAACCACGCTCGTTTGCGCCCAATTTTGATGACCACTATCGCGATGGTATTCGGTATGTTCCCAATTGCATTAGCATCAGGAGCAGGAGCTGAGTGGAAAAACGGTTTGGCATGGGTAATTATCGGAGGATTGATTTCGTCTTTATTCCTTACCTTAATTGTGGTTCCGGTTATCTATAATATCATGGAGAAAATCATTCATAAATTCTCTAAAGGAGAAAAAATCAACTACGAAGCAGAAATGTTCGCCGATTATACGCCAACAGAATTAAGCGAAGATGGTTTTAATCCTAAACATACCCATTAA
- a CDS encoding C1 family peptidase, which yields MKKLFTKFSIKKMALVLLVLLALYSCEKGNDQTEAVAQEKLMDGNVDLLDKGRYGLAQMPDAYLKSIEFLTPVDYRARIAELRPDLVTSTQKMSLTAKVAAAKNLPTPPVGDQGSEGSCVGWGVGYAAHSIARYLNNSVHQSNWSGASRSAAYIYNQIKLGNCGAGSYPNDAMNLIKNQGECSEAQMPYIAGGCFTQPSAQQKTWAAARKTGGWFNVNPRSTADIKYYLNQNYAVAVCFDVNQSFYDIRNNNHVWSSLYGSRQGGHCVCIVGYDDATGLFKVQNSWGAGWGRSGFFYVTYNNIANGAFNWAGCIIPNPGANS from the coding sequence ATGAAAAAACTATTTACCAAATTTTCGATTAAAAAAATGGCACTTGTACTGCTGGTATTGCTTGCCTTGTACTCTTGTGAAAAAGGAAATGACCAGACAGAAGCCGTTGCCCAGGAAAAATTAATGGACGGTAATGTCGATCTTTTAGACAAAGGAAGATACGGACTTGCTCAGATGCCGGATGCCTATTTAAAGAGTATTGAATTTTTAACTCCCGTTGATTATCGTGCGAGAATTGCTGAGTTAAGACCAGATTTAGTGACAAGCACTCAAAAAATGTCATTGACTGCTAAAGTTGCGGCCGCAAAAAACTTACCGACTCCACCGGTTGGAGATCAGGGAAGCGAGGGTTCCTGCGTAGGCTGGGGAGTGGGTTACGCGGCACACAGTATTGCCAGATATCTTAATAATTCAGTACACCAAAGTAATTGGAGCGGGGCTTCAAGAAGTGCGGCGTATATTTACAATCAGATAAAACTGGGGAATTGCGGAGCAGGTTCTTACCCGAATGATGCCATGAATCTGATCAAAAATCAGGGAGAATGTTCAGAGGCTCAAATGCCTTATATTGCAGGAGGCTGTTTTACACAACCATCAGCACAGCAAAAAACATGGGCTGCCGCCAGAAAAACGGGAGGATGGTTTAATGTGAATCCGAGAAGTACAGCTGATATCAAGTATTATCTGAATCAAAATTATGCCGTTGCAGTGTGTTTTGATGTTAATCAGAGTTTTTATGATATTCGTAATAACAACCATGTTTGGTCCAGTCTTTACGGCAGCAGACAAGGAGGTCACTGTGTATGTATCGTAGGATATGACGATGCGACCGGGCTTTTTAAAGTGCAAAATTCCTGGGGAGCAGGTTGGGGACGCAGCGGTTTCTTTTATGTAACGTACAACAATATTGCTAACGGAGCCTTCAATTGGGCAGGATGTATTATTCCAAATCCAGGAGCGAATTCTTAG
- a CDS encoding T9SS type A sorting domain-containing protein, whose protein sequence is MKKTLLFFILLFSNYFYAQVSDIEHCYGNTSFNLTTQKALLIGNLNPAETTVSYHLSLADATDNLNAITNPANYTSAESSKTIYARIDNNGSVTTNYFNIKVYDPINFTPLTTPVRCFGQNDGTITVAPSGGKAPYAYSLNSGPFTIYTGNPTANFTNLSPGYHTITIKDALGCTSMTQVVQIVQPLILMADAKVEYVNCVPRIVISGSGGNSNYEYSHFGVTYTQNNTVINPSPGNQTVYVRDGNGCVASKTLIVESLKPLSWRVSNRTGITCQGGNDGSFQVTGTGGKAPYLYSIGNEFTTVDVFKNLSVGDYTVKIQDATGCTISFSLNMPLINTAVTISPIITNDSNATNAGKIELMVSGGATPYNYSLKDSNGTLIPSKTTNPFTGLAAGSYEAIVTDSRGCTFSQKGINILNEPTPLTTTAAVTPITCIITTGTITITPNGGTLPYQYSIDNGNTYSSSNVFSNLNAGTYNVKVLDAQNAVATATATIDPIKIPVINTTYKSILCHGDSNGSILVGTNNGKSPILFSINGGPYTSNNLFENLAAGNYTLSAKDANGCIVSTTVLLENPAPLTADVKYFDRSVTITASGGYGKYEYSLDGGTYRESGIYSNVSYGNHTITVRDPNNCTLTVPITVVQPTPLVASYVVDKGTVTITTSGGISPYSYVLEKSTGFPITTSQSNIFTNLINGSYQIIVRDAKGSQVWFSDIIISESAPFTATATSTPITCTDLKSILTVTATGGSAPYQYSMSSPENFVNSNVFSNLNAGSYLVTVRDSNNFKTTASITISNAKPVLASAQIISAISCNSSSDGVVKVNITQGQSPYTYALDNGSLQTDDTFRNVSPGTHTIKVLDKNGCQTTVSVTLSEPAFIQSTLAVNGNSITASSTGGTPPYKYSLESNNGIIMDWQDSNRFDNLPVGIYTVRTIDTKGCLFQPNFIEIVQPPVLLVSAVVTPITCENTKGTITVTATGGTAPYEYSIDNGNNYTSSNVFPNLVAGSYLIKVKDSQAATANTTAVIIALNSLTATATVTKTIDCISNGTIHVIASGGNGSYQYSIDNGVTYTPNPVFTNLIAGTYSVLVRDILNCTALVHAITLEQPALLTATVTHTPITNCSSPVSDVVINAVGGTVPYQYSLNGLPFQSSSFYTGINPGNYILEVRDANGCSFSTVFTIETPVSFVATVAINQAQNCNDFDVATITAIGGQPPYTYSVNESNTFSAANTFTLAPGTYTLKAKDNNGCITAVIATITPNTAPESTLIITNATTATSNDGAIIVSATRGTAPYTYTLLNSNNTIIVPAQSANSFYNLAPGTYGVIVKDARGCSSLQNQVTISAPNPLLATAAVVQPDCNNPMGIITVTAMGGIFPYQYSIDNGVTYSHSNTFTVPPGSYSIKVRDLNNALYTFVTTIVAPNPVHLTAVVISSVSCVSNGVIMANAIGGQAPYTYSINGSPYQASNTFANLNAGVYTITVRDTNNCTETTSLMLQAPIPVAVSATVYNKNITVTATGGTAPYQYSLDLNTFQSGNTFTVFNYGMYQVAARDAMGCIALTHVTVDPPAPLIEGKNTITVDFKSGQTLGDLVIEGQNIKWYSTKGLSTGKTSKTSETPLPLTTVLVDGVTYYASQTIDGIESTERLAVTAKVNGSLTTPDFVLSNFRFYPNPVQHNLSIQNSSAIDEIELISVSGKTILTKRINHTQSEIDLSNVATGFYFLKVKAEGQIKTIKIIKK, encoded by the coding sequence ATGAAAAAAACTCTACTTTTTTTTATTTTATTGTTTTCCAATTATTTTTATGCTCAGGTCAGCGACATTGAGCATTGTTACGGGAATACTTCCTTTAATTTAACTACTCAAAAAGCACTTTTAATTGGTAATTTAAACCCTGCCGAAACTACGGTTAGTTATCATTTAAGCCTTGCAGATGCAACTGATAACTTAAATGCTATAACAAATCCGGCAAATTATACCAGTGCAGAAAGTTCTAAAACTATTTATGCCAGAATAGATAACAATGGAAGTGTAACGACTAATTACTTTAATATAAAAGTATATGATCCAATAAACTTTACTCCTCTTACAACACCTGTTCGCTGTTTCGGACAAAATGACGGCACCATAACTGTTGCGCCATCAGGAGGTAAAGCGCCTTATGCTTACAGCCTGAATAGTGGCCCTTTTACGATTTATACCGGTAATCCTACAGCTAACTTTACCAATTTGTCACCTGGCTATCATACAATAACCATAAAAGATGCCCTAGGCTGTACTTCGATGACTCAAGTTGTTCAGATCGTACAACCTCTTATATTAATGGCTGACGCAAAGGTTGAATATGTAAATTGTGTTCCAAGAATAGTCATTTCAGGAAGTGGGGGTAATTCTAATTATGAATATTCCCATTTTGGAGTTACGTATACACAAAATAATACTGTTATCAATCCAAGCCCCGGAAATCAAACCGTATATGTTCGGGATGGTAATGGCTGTGTCGCTTCGAAAACACTAATTGTAGAATCTTTAAAACCATTGTCTTGGAGGGTTAGCAACAGGACAGGCATTACCTGTCAGGGAGGAAACGACGGTTCTTTTCAAGTTACCGGGACAGGAGGAAAAGCTCCTTATCTATATTCTATTGGAAATGAGTTTACCACAGTGGATGTTTTCAAAAATTTAAGCGTTGGAGACTATACGGTAAAAATACAGGATGCAACCGGATGTACTATCTCTTTTAGTTTAAATATGCCTCTTATTAATACTGCTGTAACTATAAGTCCAATTATAACAAATGACAGTAATGCTACGAATGCGGGAAAAATAGAACTGATGGTTTCCGGTGGAGCTACCCCATATAACTATTCCCTTAAAGATAGCAACGGAACCCTGATTCCTTCTAAAACAACTAATCCATTTACAGGTTTAGCGGCCGGATCGTATGAAGCTATTGTAACAGACAGCCGCGGATGTACTTTTTCACAAAAAGGAATCAATATCCTTAATGAGCCTACACCGCTTACGACAACAGCAGCAGTAACTCCTATTACATGTATCATTACTACCGGAACGATTACGATTACTCCAAATGGTGGAACTTTGCCTTATCAATACTCAATAGATAACGGAAATACGTATAGCAGTTCTAATGTATTCTCTAATTTAAATGCAGGAACTTACAATGTAAAAGTTCTTGATGCACAAAACGCTGTAGCTACGGCAACTGCAACTATAGATCCAATAAAAATACCCGTAATAAACACAACTTATAAAAGTATATTGTGTCACGGAGATTCTAATGGTTCCATATTAGTGGGAACCAATAACGGAAAATCGCCTATTCTTTTTTCAATAAACGGAGGGCCTTATACTTCTAATAACCTATTTGAAAATTTAGCTGCAGGGAATTACACTTTATCTGCCAAAGATGCTAACGGCTGTATTGTTTCAACAACAGTATTATTAGAGAATCCTGCTCCACTAACCGCCGATGTTAAGTATTTTGACAGATCTGTAACTATTACTGCAAGTGGGGGTTACGGAAAATATGAATATTCGCTTGATGGAGGTACTTACCGTGAATCAGGAATATATTCGAATGTAAGTTATGGCAACCACACGATTACCGTAAGAGATCCTAATAACTGTACTCTAACTGTACCTATAACAGTAGTACAGCCTACTCCGCTTGTTGCTTCTTATGTAGTCGACAAAGGTACCGTTACGATTACTACCAGTGGGGGTATCTCGCCTTACAGTTACGTCCTTGAGAAATCGACAGGGTTTCCAATAACTACAAGTCAGAGCAATATATTTACAAACCTAATCAATGGTTCGTACCAGATAATCGTAAGAGACGCAAAAGGCAGTCAGGTTTGGTTCTCTGATATCATTATTTCTGAATCGGCTCCATTTACTGCAACAGCTACTTCAACTCCTATCACCTGTACGGATCTAAAAAGTATCCTAACGGTAACAGCAACCGGAGGCTCCGCTCCTTATCAGTATTCTATGTCGAGTCCGGAGAATTTTGTAAATTCAAATGTCTTTTCTAATTTAAATGCCGGGAGTTATCTGGTAACCGTTCGGGATTCAAATAATTTTAAAACTACTGCTTCGATTACAATTTCAAACGCAAAACCGGTATTGGCTTCAGCACAGATTATCTCTGCAATAAGTTGTAATAGTTCCAGTGATGGTGTAGTAAAAGTAAATATAACTCAGGGACAGTCACCCTATACCTACGCTCTTGATAATGGTTCATTACAAACTGATGATACTTTTAGAAATGTTAGCCCGGGAACTCACACCATAAAAGTTTTAGATAAAAATGGCTGTCAAACTACTGTATCTGTCACATTATCAGAACCTGCTTTCATACAATCCACACTTGCTGTTAATGGCAACTCGATTACTGCATCTTCAACAGGCGGAACACCGCCTTACAAGTACTCTTTAGAAAGTAATAATGGAATAATTATGGACTGGCAAGATTCTAATAGATTTGATAATCTGCCTGTAGGGATTTATACTGTTCGAACGATAGATACAAAAGGATGTCTTTTTCAACCAAATTTTATAGAGATTGTTCAGCCTCCTGTTCTTCTCGTTTCAGCTGTAGTAACTCCAATTACCTGTGAGAATACTAAAGGGACCATTACGGTTACTGCAACTGGTGGAACTGCACCTTATGAGTATTCTATAGACAACGGTAATAATTATACTTCTTCAAATGTATTTCCTAACCTTGTTGCCGGAAGTTATCTGATAAAAGTTAAAGATTCACAAGCTGCTACAGCCAACACAACTGCTGTTATAATTGCTTTAAACTCTTTAACTGCTACAGCTACTGTTACCAAAACAATAGATTGCATTAGCAATGGTACTATACATGTTATTGCTTCAGGAGGTAACGGATCTTATCAATATTCAATAGACAATGGGGTTACCTATACTCCCAATCCTGTTTTTACCAATTTAATTGCAGGGACTTATTCTGTTCTGGTAAGAGATATTCTAAATTGTACTGCACTTGTACATGCTATAACGCTGGAACAGCCTGCTCTTTTAACAGCGACAGTCACTCATACCCCCATTACAAATTGCTCTTCTCCTGTGAGTGATGTCGTTATTAATGCCGTTGGTGGTACTGTTCCGTATCAGTATTCATTAAATGGTCTTCCTTTTCAATCTAGTTCTTTCTATACGGGTATAAATCCCGGAAATTATATTCTGGAAGTCAGAGATGCAAATGGATGCAGCTTCAGTACAGTATTTACTATAGAAACACCGGTTTCTTTCGTGGCAACTGTAGCCATTAATCAGGCTCAAAATTGTAACGATTTTGATGTCGCAACCATTACCGCAATCGGAGGACAGCCACCGTATACCTATTCTGTTAACGAATCTAATACATTTTCAGCAGCGAATACCTTCACTTTAGCTCCCGGAACCTATACCTTAAAGGCCAAAGACAACAATGGATGTATCACTGCCGTAATCGCTACGATAACCCCAAACACTGCACCCGAAAGTACATTGATCATTACCAATGCAACAACTGCAACCAGTAACGACGGAGCTATAATCGTAAGTGCAACCAGAGGAACAGCACCTTATACTTACACCCTTTTGAACAGCAATAACACAATTATAGTTCCGGCACAGAGCGCAAATAGCTTTTATAATCTGGCTCCCGGAACCTATGGTGTGATTGTTAAAGATGCCAGAGGCTGTTCTTCATTACAAAATCAGGTAACCATTTCGGCTCCTAATCCGCTTTTAGCAACAGCTGCTGTTGTTCAGCCAGATTGTAATAATCCAATGGGAATAATAACCGTAACGGCAATGGGAGGTATCTTTCCTTATCAATATTCAATCGATAATGGTGTAACTTATAGTCATTCCAATACTTTTACAGTTCCCCCTGGCAGCTATAGTATAAAAGTGCGTGATTTGAACAATGCCCTATATACTTTTGTTACAACGATTGTAGCTCCAAATCCGGTACATCTTACTGCGGTAGTTATTTCCTCAGTATCCTGCGTTTCAAACGGAGTAATCATGGCAAATGCTATAGGAGGACAGGCTCCGTATACTTATTCCATAAATGGAAGTCCTTATCAGGCAAGTAATACCTTCGCGAATTTAAATGCCGGTGTTTACACCATAACTGTAAGAGATACTAATAATTGTACAGAAACAACCAGTTTAATGTTGCAAGCGCCAATTCCTGTAGCTGTTTCAGCAACTGTTTACAATAAAAATATAACTGTTACAGCAACCGGTGGCACTGCTCCGTATCAATATTCATTAGATTTAAATACTTTTCAGTCAGGCAATACTTTTACAGTTTTCAACTATGGGATGTATCAGGTAGCTGCAAGAGACGCTATGGGATGTATTGCATTAACTCATGTTACTGTAGATCCTCCTGCACCTTTAATAGAAGGTAAAAATACAATAACAGTCGATTTTAAATCAGGCCAGACTTTAGGAGATCTTGTTATCGAAGGTCAGAACATAAAATGGTACAGCACTAAAGGTCTTTCAACAGGTAAAACGAGTAAAACTTCTGAAACTCCTTTGCCGTTGACCACTGTTTTAGTTGACGGAGTTACGTATTATGCCTCCCAAACAATAGACGGAATCGAAAGTACAGAACGTCTTGCCGTTACAGCAAAAGTAAACGGATCGCTGACTACACCGGATTTTGTACTGTCAAATTTCAGATTTTATCCAAATCCTGTTCAGCACAACTTATCCATACAGAACAGTTCGGCTATTGATGAGATTGAATTAATCTCGGTTTCCGGAAAGACTATTTTAACGAAGAGAATAAACCATACACAATCTGAAATTGATTTATCTAATGTTGCTACAGGGTTCTATTTCCTTAAAGTAAAAGCAGAAGGGCAAATCAAAACCATTAAAATAATCAAGAAATAG
- a CDS encoding retropepsin-like aspartic protease yields the protein MENLHEVLKKEKYRKIKFKVTKTQHLLIKAKINGISGNFILDTGASNSCVGFESIERFELTAKNSKTKASGAGGTGMLTQISKHNRLQLGSWKNHDFSLVIFDLSHVNEALESYKAKPVHGIIGADILLEGKAIIDYYNHYLYLK from the coding sequence ATGGAAAATCTTCACGAGGTTCTCAAAAAAGAGAAATACAGAAAAATAAAATTCAAGGTTACCAAAACACAGCATTTATTGATTAAGGCAAAAATCAACGGTATTTCGGGAAATTTTATTTTAGATACCGGGGCCTCTAACTCCTGTGTAGGATTTGAAAGTATTGAACGTTTTGAACTGACCGCAAAGAATTCAAAAACCAAAGCTTCGGGTGCCGGAGGAACGGGAATGCTAACCCAAATTTCAAAGCACAATCGCCTGCAGCTCGGAAGTTGGAAAAACCACGATTTTAGTCTGGTTATTTTTGATCTCTCTCATGTAAATGAAGCTTTGGAGTCTTACAAAGCAAAACCTGTTCATGGTATTATTGGTGCAGATATTCTGCTTGAAGGCAAAGCAATTATCGATTATTACAACCATTATTTGTATTTAAAATAA